The Lycium ferocissimum isolate CSIRO_LF1 chromosome 10, AGI_CSIRO_Lferr_CH_V1, whole genome shotgun sequence genome window below encodes:
- the LOC132033175 gene encoding uncharacterized protein LOC132033175 produces the protein MALPQILPSPYKPHLNPNHLFLTHQPNYHFTPQCQSLLRRRRNPTRIIQCSASSFPEKHHTNGPSHPPNDVVELPLFPLPLVLFPGAILPLQIFEFRYRIMMHTLLQTDLRFGVIYSDTTTGTSDVGCVGEVVKHERLVDDRFFLICKGQERFRVNKLVRSKPYLVAEVTWLEDRPSGNEGDDVEGLANEVESYMKDVIRLSNRLNGKGEKEATDLRRNLFPTPFSFFVGSTFEGAPREQQALLELEDTAMRLKREKETLRNTLNYLTAASAVKDVFPSS, from the coding sequence ATGGCTTTACCTCAAATCTTACCTTCACCTTACAAACCCCACTTAAACCCTAATCATCTCTTCTTAACTCATCAAcccaattaccattttacccctcaatgtCAATCATTACTCCGTCGCCGGCGTAACCCGACCCGTATCATCCAATGCTCCGCTTCATCCTTCCCTGAAAAACACCACACAAATGGTCCTTCACATCCCCCAAACGACGTCGTTGAACTCCCACTTTTCCCACTCCCATTAGTTCTCTTCCCAGGTGCTATCCTTCCACTTCAAATCTTCGAATTCCGTTACCGTATAATGATGCATACACTCCTCCAAACAGACCTTCGTTTCGGCGTAATTTACTCAGACACAACAACAGGTACATCCGACGTTGGTTGTGTCGGAGAAGTCGTTAAACATGAACGACTTGTCGACGACAGGTTTTTCTTAATCtgtaaaggacaagaaaggttCCGTGTTAACAAACTTGTACGGTCTAAACCGTATTTAGTTGCTGAGGTGACGTGGCTTGAGGATAGACCATCTGGTAATGAGGGTGATGACGTGGAAGGGTTAGCTAATGAAGTTGAAAGTTATATGAAAGATGTGATTAGGTTGTCTAATAGGTTGAACGGGAAAGGTGAGAAAGAAGCAACGGATTTGAGAAGGAATTTGTTTCCAACGCCTTTTTCGTTCTTTGTTGGGAGTACTTTTGAAGGAGCACCAAGGGAACAACAAGCGTTACTTGAGTTGGAAGATACTGCTATGAGattgaagagagaaaaagagactTTGAGGAATACTTTGAATTATTTAACTGCTGCTTCTGCTGTTAAGGATGTGTTTCCATCTTCTTGA